DNA sequence from the Osmia lignaria lignaria isolate PbOS001 chromosome 2, iyOsmLign1, whole genome shotgun sequence genome:
TCGACTGATTGATGCTTGATGTTAATGAATCCTGTATTAGATTCGTTTCAGTTGAAGTTTCTTTACTTTCGGTGGCCGAGAGTTCGTATAtttcattatcattttcaaGCATCATATTCGTTTCTGCTTCTTTTCCTATGTCTGCTACTAGCACTTGTTCGATCAGCGAACATGCACCCGGAtgtctttttaaattaaaatttggaatGTGCATTGGAATTTCGTTATCTTTAATGTATTTCTCATTATTCGTTACATTTATCTTTGTATTTATTACACTGTCGTTTGTGCCTTTATCGTAGGTCACATTAATATATTGTTCAGAGTTTAAGAAATTAGTTACACCTGCGcctgaattttcattttcttcatttagaATAGCTTCGTCTAAATTTTCTGAATACAATTCCACGCTATGAATACTTTGATTCATAAACTTACTTCTGTtattcaaatataataattgcTTCCCAAAGTTCTCTTTCTCATTTATGTATTCGTAACAAATTTTCTGCTTATTCGTATCTGTATTCGAAGCATTCAAGCAGTTTGCGTAATGCATTTCTGTAAGTTTTACATTAGACTTTCCTGAAACAtctttaaaacattttatttgcaCATTACTAGGAATCATTTGTGTAGGTACATTTTGTTGAAAGTAATTGTGTTTCAGTTCAGGTAATTGGTTCTTGTTTTCTTGGATTATATTAGTGAAACTGAAATATTCTGAAGGCGAATTAAGATTGTCTTTTGAATTCAAACATTCTTTATACGTACATGAATCCCTAATTTCTggtatattattattaaccaTAGAAGAGCGTGGCTGTTCTTTCTcttgttttacattataaaaCATGTAAGTTCGACTGGTTTTGTCGGTAGAACTACTGACAGACTGTTCCTCCGTTATGATATCCAGGAACTTTGATTGAAGATTATTGTTAACGTAAGTGTACTTGTCACATTCAGTTTGATCATTCGTATCATCTTTCTTCTGCTCTATGTAGCATACTTTTTCAAGTTCAACACGTGTTAACAATGCTTTCTTAAATTGCAGTGCTTCTTGTAGCAACAGTGCTGTGGATTTATCTTCAGACTCGCTATCCTTTGACATCTCTGTATGGCTTGATGTCGGCGACATTATCATCAAGTCTTCATCGGTTTCCATTGGAACTGGATATTGATCAGAGAAGCCAAATGATTTTTCTTCATTcttatcaatgtacatatctgGTAGGGGGTCTAAATGTTTCTTTACCCttatttctgtttttttcttaACGTCTTTACCTTCATCTGAATCGGATGAAATAGTATAATATACTCTTTCAGGTATCTTTCCATATTTACTGCTAGAAGAGTATACAATTTTTCTGTCGTGCATCAAGCCCAATTTAGCGATGGAAGGGTATATATTTGTTTCGCACCTGTTCGGAAACAAGTACCGAGGATCATTGATCGGACAAGCGTCGAACGTAGCGGAGTAACTGTGAACAGATCCCATTGAACTTTTAGCTGTTGCATCGCTGTCATGTTCCGAGCTGTTGTACATTGTACATTGCGCTTCATCGGGGTTCTTTCTGGTGTCGATATTAAAATTCACTCTATTTTTCTTACTATCGTTCCACTTGTCGGCCTCTGTTGTAGCAGAGACGATTGTCTTCACAACGTTCTGACAGATactctttattttattattactttcttGCAACCCTGCCGATGCTTTTGCTTCTATATTCTGCATCTCGTACATGCGTAAGACATTGTGCAGACTTTCCAGTTTTCTCTTCACTCGGTACAGAGCCTCCTGAGACGTTTTTATGAATTTCGTTCGGTTACACGGTTCTTCTGTTATTAACATGTTCGAGACGGATTGTGGCGGGAACATGTCGGTGCAAAATGTTATATTCATTTTGGACGGAACTATGCGTTTATCGCTGAATTTTAGTGTGGGACAAATGTCGTTAGACAGTTTTAAACACTGTTCATTAGTTTTTTGTCTTGTATCTGTTTTCTTCAAATCTGTTTCTTCCTTATTGGTCTTATCGGTCTTGTTCTCTTTCTCACACTTTTGTTGCTGTAAGAAAATCAGATAtgtacttattattattattttctaaaattatctCACTCGCTTTACCTGTATCTCTGACCAATCTTTGATGGAGGATTCGTCGCTTGTGTTAGAGGAAGTACAAACTAAGCCAAGATTTTTATTGCTGTCGTGTAATTCCTTCAAGTATCTTTTACACTCGTCCATGGTTTTCACGAACTCCTTGCAAGCTCCGGTCATTATCTTGCTCTTGAAACGTCTCGAATCTTTGCTCAGTTTATTTGTGGATTTATTGTTTCtatttctcgagaacaacgGAAGCGATATAGCGTTTCGATTTTGCATCTCGAAACGTTCGTTTATCGACGCTTCTCGAACGTTTCTGTTCAGTTTTCTTTTGAATATCGAATTCAGTCTGGAAAAGAGTTAAACTTGACACACCATTGACATTTATAGGGATCGTACGTTAAACGGTTAATGGTACTTTAGAGATTTATCGCTGCTACTTTTCGATGATTTACTGCTACGCTCTACTGGCAAGTTCTCTTGCCGAAGATACGGATACACGATCTTTTTCCTTGCATCGAACAGTTCTGTTAGGCCATGCGTCGAACGATAATCGTATTTTGGGTACGAAGCATACGACTCGTTTCTTCTTGgactagaaaaataatttattgttttaataaataatttaattgcttCGTCGTGTTCTATGCTGCGTGGAATGTTGATGATCTAGTAGCtttgttacaaattattttctattagaaTCAGTGGCGACCCATAGCTAGAATTAGTCGGGgtgctgctccagaaaattttgtagcctttgttttaaaaaaaccGCCACTGCGAGAGCGACAGTGCTCTCCTACGCAGCGTCacgcgcagcttcctatgtgcgcatgcgcgcaCAGTCAATAGCGCGCCACTGAAACTGTGAAGCGCACAGTTCCATACGaagattttttatctttttcataaactaggggatggctactgacattaagcataaggattatatattgtacaagtataaagaaagaattaaggaaaaaaggactcattatattaaatgttatcgataatatcaagtggaaatacGGGGTGCTGCAGCtccacagtgcctatacgcgagccgccactgATTAGAATACTTTAACATATTTATGTACCTTAACAGCACATGTTTTATCCAATTATTTCGATCGTTCGGACTGGACATGGTTAGCCTAAGATTTCTCAAATGTTTCCTGAAGTTCGATTTCTTGACTTGATGAGGCAATGGCCAACATCCATATTGCATTTTGTATGTCAGTATATTAACTTTTAGTTCTAGGTCTTCCATTTTGTATCCGACTTTGTTAAGCATCTCTTTATCTACAGTAGTCTCAATATATTCTTTTGTTCTGCAGGATATTATATGCAGTAACATGATACACGCGAGTAATACTGctaaaatcttgaaaaaaaaaaaaaagtaaacacATTAACACTCGTCAGGACAGAAacgtttattttattctttctttctaaGGTTCAGTTTATAAAATCGTGAACATAGCGTTCAGATagaagtaaaaatgaaaatgtctaATCAAATTTCAACAACTTACCTGATCGCTATGTTCATAAACCTCTAAGTCGCTCTAATTCGTttcaattcaataataataattctctgTACCCGCCAGATTATGCTTTCGTTGTTCAAGCAGTCGAGGACATCGGTTACGATCTCGTCCCAAATATAATTTGCGATTGCTTTAGGGCATTGCTTCCAGTTGAGTTCACAAATCATTTGCACGGGTTCCAGGTTTCCGCCTGTTTATACGTATACAAATTATACGTTTCAGAATTTATAATACGACTTTTGCAGTCATCAGTAAAGTAGGTGTTGTACAATTTTCTTATTATAGGGATTGTACATAGTCCCTGTGTACTCTATGAGTATATGGAAAAGCTTACCAAATTGCCAGTGCATTTTGAAAATGATTATCAGATGCTATTTAGTGTACAATCAATTCATCTATTTAACTATTCAGGATGTGAACTACGGGAAACGAGAGAAATCGAAAGAAACCGCGACTCGCAGCTGTTCCTTTCTCGTCGTGTATCTATAGCGTGTATACACAATTTGTCAACTTTTATATcagattaatttcatttatttgtttcATCATCATTGATTGCAGGTACTTGGAAAAGTCCCCACTATATCCATCGATAAAACAGACGGTTGTCAAATGTACTTGAGCTCGGAATCAATGAACGTGGAATTCATCAGCAGCAAATCCAGCGAGATGAACGTGATGATACCCCAAGGAAATGGAGattatgtaaattattttaaaataattaataatgttgaatatacatatattcatatCTTGTTGTTTTTCTATATTCTTACAGGCGGAGTATCCCATACCAGAACAATTCAAAACCACCATCAGTCCAAAGGGTCTCAGCACGATCGCGGTCGATTCATTGGGTTAAAAGAAATTGGCGATTCGATTAACTCTTATAGCATAAGCTAAACGTCTGTCTAAAGAGTACAGCTCATTAGGGTATCATCTTCAGAGGAATCAccgatttattatttattgcttcTTCGATTAATTTAAGAAGTAGGAGAGATAGGAAGGAAGCTAGAGAATGGGTACGGGagtttcattttcgaaatcgTAGAATTCAACTAGATAATTCGATTAAATGATGTTTTCAAACAGTTCTCTATCCGTTTCAATGGTGTTAAAGGCATTTCACGAAGATTATAGATTCtctttaaatagaaatttcgaTTCAAGTTAAAACCGTGTTCGGTTGAACGAGTCTTGTCAAATTTATATTAGTTATGGGGCGATGGTAATGCAGATCGTGCGTCGGTATTATCCCCTCTGTCGGTAAAGGCGCGCTCCTTTTATCTTCACCTCACTACGCGCATACATGCAGATATTCGATTAAAACCGAATATGTTGTTTGTAATATAgagttaattaaagaaatttctaattattctGTGATTCGTTTGCCAAAAGGTGGTAATGTTAAATAGAATCAATAATCTTCACGAAATTGTTATCACACGCACGTTGGTGCTGAAATAAGGAGACTGTACGTCGGATCGTAATATTAGGGTATGGACAAAAGTTTTTCTAATCCGCGAATCGGACTTTTATACATTTACACCACTTTTTTATCGCGTTCGAACTTTTGTCCATATCGAATCCGTCAAGATTTCAGTCGTCCCGATAAAAGGAATTGCCACCCAGTGTTTCCAGTGCGAGAAGAGCATCAAGCGATTTATATGCTATATCTAAAAAGTATTTCCTCAGTGTTAgttcttttttatattcttctaACTAATATTCTTTAGAATATTAATCGGATTTTCATTTCACCTAGTGCGTTCTTTGCGATTAATGATTTTTATgatagattttttttaaatctatgaAATACTCTTACCTGTAAGATTAAAGAATCTCTAACCAGTACAGAAGCTGTTATACCTGtccttttagaaattttaatgtaGGAGAGCTGAATTATTAACACGAAACGTATCTGGGTAAATACTTTTCAGTTGTGGCGTATATCcgtgaaaatgaaaatcagGAAGCATTCATGAGTAATTTATAAAGTATTAGTAACGTCATATCAATAGTTTGATATATTACCTTCTAGACTTTTGCAGTAAATATTTATCTCTCTCATTTCCTAGctgttctttatttatttcatcgAATTGCTTCGTGTTTGCAGATTTTCAAAGTTCGATCATTTGTTCGAGGAGTCTTCCGAATTGATAAATGTTCACGACATGTAAATagagtgaaatttatttaatgactAATATTCGATCGAACGCGAGCGCATGTTTGAAGAattttcgagaatttttttCATACGTTCTTAGTGGGATAACGCGTGAATGCAAAATAATCAAAATGATTGTGCAAAAGTCTTGATGGTGTTAATCGTTTGAGAGATGAATAAGAAGAAAACATAAACAGCTTGAACAAATAAAAAGGCATGATAAACgtgatttaattaaactttcaaaAGCTGTGCGGTTTGAACGTGACGTAAATTTACATTGTGATTTTTACCGTTCGGTACATTGTGCTAATCGTAGGTATAATCTAATATTAGAGTTACACTTAAAGGCACGATCTAGAATGACAGAAGATCATTTAGACTAATTAATGAATTCAGCAGTTTGATCCTTTTTACGTGGGAAAGAGATACGAGAACAACAAATACGATTTTTCTATAATGGTACTAATGAGCTTTGATTACAGAGTGGTGATTTAATTTGTGACTGAGATTATTGTTTAATCATTAAGGATCGTACTGCCGTTAACGGAGTAGTATCTAACATTCTTCGTTTTAATAATCGATAGAGTATTATTATcgagaataattaatatttatttctgaaTATGATTTTCAGTGCTATTTCTAATTGTCCtaataaaacaaattaatataCCATTTAAATACGGTCTTACCatgattctttatattttttcaggAACCAAGACCATCGCCTGATCCTTTATGATCCAGATCACTTTCATCGATTCCTTTCATCCGTGATGCCTTCATTAACACCTTTTTATGTCTCTGAAAATGGATAACATGGAAGTTTTGCAGCATTCAAAAAGGAACACACTGtagtttgtaaatatttttttttttttttctaaaaatccgTATTTTATTAGTAtcaagtgttttttttttttacataattaGATATAATATTTACACACACTATGTAGAGAGAATTGAATCGACGTAAAGATACACATGGCCTTAAGATTCACAAAAGAATCAAAATACCAGGTTCATCTAAATATTCCAATGTATATGCAGTATTGCCGAGTCATACGAATGACTCAGTAATACTATTCATTGTGATTATTCGTTATCattaaaaaatcttttaaacGCTTAATCATTATCATATTTACCTTTCTATCGTGTTAATCATCAAACGTAAAGATAATTGTGTAATAGAGTATGAATCAGCgcgtttattatatttattaattaacaatccAATCACTGATCCACTCTCTAAACATTTATCTTCAATCATTTTGATTTCTAGCTATGTATTGCACATTTCTATTCAATCGACGAGCATACAAATATTTTACAGCAAtcttaatagttaattaaattaaattaatattaaatttgttaagaaaataaatatacagaGATACCAGTTCAGTCTTTTATCGTTAATCTGTTAATCGGGGAGGACGAGTTTAACGATAGAACAATGAAATCCTTTAAAAATGGTATTTAACTAAAGGATATGTTGTTCTAGCGTTAAACATTCCTTCGTTTTCATAATATCATTACATATACAGTGAGTGGCAAAAGTGAGGAGACACTGttgaaaatagaatacctctgttaaaattggactaaataacttgagattctttgagaagctataaaaatgaattcactaaaatatgtattttcatcgttttaagaaattacaattttaaaattacaattacaaattacaatgaaatattttagtgaattaatttttat
Encoded proteins:
- the LOC117605998 gene encoding uncharacterized protein LOC117605998 isoform X2; this encodes MLLHIISCRTKEYIETTVDKEMLNKVGYKMEDLELKVNILTYKMQYGCWPLPHQVKKSNFRKHLRNLRLTMSSPNDRNNWIKHVLLSPRRNESYASYPKYDYRSTHGLTELFDARKKIVYPYLRQENLPVERSSKSSKSSSDKSLKLNSIFKRKLNRNVREASINERFEMQNRNAISLPLFSRNRNNKSTNKLSKDSRRFKSKIMTGACKEFVKTMDECKRYLKELHDSNKNLGLVCTSSNTSDESSIKDWSEIQQQKCEKENKTDKTNKEETDLKKTDTRQKTNEQCLKLSNDICPTLKFSDKRIVPSKMNITFCTDMFPPQSVSNMLITEEPCNRTKFIKTSQEALYRVKRKLESLHNVLRMYEMQNIEAKASAGLQESNNKIKSICQNVVKTIVSATTEADKWNDSKKNRVNFNIDTRKNPDEAQCTMYNSSEHDSDATAKSSMGSVHSYSATFDACPINDPRYLFPNRCETNIYPSIAKLGLMHDRKIVYSSSSKYGKIPERVYYTISSDSDEGKDVKKKTEIRVKKHLDPLPDMYIDKNEEKSFGFSDQYPVPMETDEDLMIMSPTSSHTEMSKDSESEDKSTALLLQEALQFKKALLTRVELEKVCYIEQKKDDTNDQTECDKYTYVNNNLQSKFLDIITEEQSVSSSTDKTSRTYMFYNVKQEKEQPRSSMVNNNIPEIRDSCTYKECLNSKDNLNSPSEYFSFTNIIQENKNQLPELKHNYFQQNVPTQMIPSNVQIKCFKDVSGKSNVKLTEMHYANCLNASNTDTNKQKICYEYINEKENFGKQLLYLNNRSKFMNQSIHSVELYSENLDEAILNEENENSGAGVTNFLNSEQYINVTYDKGTNDSVINTKINVTNNEKYIKDNEIPMHIPNFNLKRHPGACSLIEQVLVADIGKEAETNMMLENDNEIYELSATESKETSTETNLIQDSLTSSINQSNDSNIPEPPSVTVLINKSLEEEKLNLNWLNVNRKFSDDCVNETNIKTSSTNTITLLKYDTANTKNYSKKETTYDNHHDQNTQLKDENKNSITGNLFANLGKEDLNNEADYYKSYTTLVSPHSSLYFTDEASSSTIKLNSHSVSLENHLHSNLYIQKNNEGKLKDEDLKGIKNAETASNENKKMNVTITRNNEETSKQTLSNCESNVYSKNDLPSPKNDIKSTNVLETEIPDSNNSNLLSSKTMNVTPNKIESNLLLDSMERLNVDHKYFSPNTSPREIFPAETNQHESVKSKSHESYTPKLEKLEKSDLRFELLSSDQIRSESNKNSAEPRRAVENNIKLDRKRSRSQTSFRTNQIPKQVASRSHESPVSSISTINDTKSLENKLKLKDHIKCLSPTPKTSSKSCIPILKSRLEAARRSDNETRPKSPMRGPLTMTMFWKDNLCNKNDNVMDEIQVEGKSESNNQYIKLNNSCVEKSDGNNNRTDTTKSPSIVQNTIKNAGNNIAQQEQVVIYVNIFTKQDHNTTKIVDPNKFLEYIKNRELNIQKEVESEDKIKNEIHEAPTENENSRMHKIVTIVSSVINGNELDQQNASTIKTQSGSMFNILTNDQLKNLCFLSVEQREIDVTAKPSVIDTSTSISDLENVLGQSDSVLNKFQICGIPRELNNEEYVTLLEILHQEANFVHLQELQNICKKLVSEDLKSK
- the LOC117605998 gene encoding uncharacterized protein LOC117605998 isoform X1, giving the protein MHWQFGGNLEPVQMICELNWKQCPKAIANYIWDEIVTDVLDCLNNESIIWRILAVLLACIMLLHIISCRTKEYIETTVDKEMLNKVGYKMEDLELKVNILTYKMQYGCWPLPHQVKKSNFRKHLRNLRLTMSSPNDRNNWIKHVLLSPRRNESYASYPKYDYRSTHGLTELFDARKKIVYPYLRQENLPVERSSKSSKSSSDKSLKLNSIFKRKLNRNVREASINERFEMQNRNAISLPLFSRNRNNKSTNKLSKDSRRFKSKIMTGACKEFVKTMDECKRYLKELHDSNKNLGLVCTSSNTSDESSIKDWSEIQQQKCEKENKTDKTNKEETDLKKTDTRQKTNEQCLKLSNDICPTLKFSDKRIVPSKMNITFCTDMFPPQSVSNMLITEEPCNRTKFIKTSQEALYRVKRKLESLHNVLRMYEMQNIEAKASAGLQESNNKIKSICQNVVKTIVSATTEADKWNDSKKNRVNFNIDTRKNPDEAQCTMYNSSEHDSDATAKSSMGSVHSYSATFDACPINDPRYLFPNRCETNIYPSIAKLGLMHDRKIVYSSSSKYGKIPERVYYTISSDSDEGKDVKKKTEIRVKKHLDPLPDMYIDKNEEKSFGFSDQYPVPMETDEDLMIMSPTSSHTEMSKDSESEDKSTALLLQEALQFKKALLTRVELEKVCYIEQKKDDTNDQTECDKYTYVNNNLQSKFLDIITEEQSVSSSTDKTSRTYMFYNVKQEKEQPRSSMVNNNIPEIRDSCTYKECLNSKDNLNSPSEYFSFTNIIQENKNQLPELKHNYFQQNVPTQMIPSNVQIKCFKDVSGKSNVKLTEMHYANCLNASNTDTNKQKICYEYINEKENFGKQLLYLNNRSKFMNQSIHSVELYSENLDEAILNEENENSGAGVTNFLNSEQYINVTYDKGTNDSVINTKINVTNNEKYIKDNEIPMHIPNFNLKRHPGACSLIEQVLVADIGKEAETNMMLENDNEIYELSATESKETSTETNLIQDSLTSSINQSNDSNIPEPPSVTVLINKSLEEEKLNLNWLNVNRKFSDDCVNETNIKTSSTNTITLLKYDTANTKNYSKKETTYDNHHDQNTQLKDENKNSITGNLFANLGKEDLNNEADYYKSYTTLVSPHSSLYFTDEASSSTIKLNSHSVSLENHLHSNLYIQKNNEGKLKDEDLKGIKNAETASNENKKMNVTITRNNEETSKQTLSNCESNVYSKNDLPSPKNDIKSTNVLETEIPDSNNSNLLSSKTMNVTPNKIESNLLLDSMERLNVDHKYFSPNTSPREIFPAETNQHESVKSKSHESYTPKLEKLEKSDLRFELLSSDQIRSESNKNSAEPRRAVENNIKLDRKRSRSQTSFRTNQIPKQVASRSHESPVSSISTINDTKSLENKLKLKDHIKCLSPTPKTSSKSCIPILKSRLEAARRSDNETRPKSPMRGPLTMTMFWKDNLCNKNDNVMDEIQVEGKSESNNQYIKLNNSCVEKSDGNNNRTDTTKSPSIVQNTIKNAGNNIAQQEQVVIYVNIFTKQDHNTTKIVDPNKFLEYIKNRELNIQKEVESEDKIKNEIHEAPTENENSRMHKIVTIVSSVINGNELDQQNASTIKTQSGSMFNILTNDQLKNLCFLSVEQREIDVTAKPSVIDTSTSISDLENVLGQSDSVLNKFQICGIPRELNNEEYVTLLEILHQEANFVHLQELQNICKKLVSEDLKSK